A window of Daucus carota subsp. sativus chromosome 2, DH1 v3.0, whole genome shotgun sequence genomic DNA:
aagagtaacaaaaataataatttaccaAATCAAGAATTTTATATCATGAAATGTTTAATCaaggataaaaatattttaataaaaataattatggatATAGGGTAAAATAGTTTCTTTTAGGGGACATTCAACACTGAatttaccaaaaaaaaacacatcCCAATGCATGAGAGATTTCTGCATAATTGTGCAAGTTGAATAATTAACTATAAAACAaagatttataaatttgaaatgcAATTAAAAAGGTTTTAGCAGGGATCATATATGTAATGTACCATTCATCCAATTCTTGGGGGGTCGAAAATGAAACGCTGGTCTCTGCCAATACAACATGGTGGAGTTCCATGCAAAATTATCTCCCTGCTTTGATCCCCCTACATTCCACCGGAATGACTTCATCGAAACTCCTTCAGACACCCCTGGCGGTTGCGTAGCTTGGACAACCGCCGCACCGTAACCGTTTGATAGCAAAAACACCACAACAATTATCTTAAATATTGCATACACAAACTTCAAAGTATTTGGACTGTGAGAGACGGTGCTTTGGTTCTCCATtttgagattaagaaaaatatggTTGAAGGTGTACTAATGTTGGTATTTAACGATTTAAAGATCACTTAATAGATAAAGAAGTAAATGGAAATTATGTTTATATGCATTTATTGTATTTCTGCTAACTGTTTTTAAACGAAAGAAGAAAAAACGACGAGAGAAGTCATTTATGAGTAGCTGTACTACGTACCAAAAATTAACTAACCAAACCCACAGGATACCGGACTTCGAATTGCTATTTTGATaaagggtctttctagtgtgtgcccataacAACCACTTTATGTTGAGGTGGAGGTTTTACTAACAACCATTTATGAGGGTTTTTTTGTTGTGCAAAAGTATGTTCTACAAATTCTATTGAAACTAGACGAGATCTCCTAGATTTTTAACCTATTACTCTTTCTGATAAGAAGatctcaaataacaaaatttggtagtatatctataaatttttgaaaataggaTGATGACTCATAAATGTGGtcttgaaattttttgatttcacaaatatatagattttaataataatttctaGATTTGTAGGGGGTCatcaaatttgatttttgaagaGTCTTGGATCACAGATCGTTAGAGGAAGTATTTATCtcaaattctaaaaatttaattttgaaggATCATAATCGTTAGAGGAtgtatttaattcaaattttagaaatttgtaGAAGCTATTAATAATTATCAATTTAGTAATCAATagcatgttattattatttcaagttataaatataatcatgtaTTGCTTTAATATAATAACTCATAAGGTGGGATTTGCTCGAGATCTTTAATGGTTCgacatatataattatcaataacAACTTGGCTAAAATtatggctaaaattatagataaagtATGGTTGAAGTGTGATATTTTCGTGAGATTATGTTAATGTTTATTTTTTGGTATGTTAACTCAGTTAAAGATTTTTAATGATCGGAATTTCTCTAACCAGTCTTGTTCACACAAAATGTGTTATATTTCGGcaaatattacataatatattacaagtccaatttagtcaaatattataatcaacttttatAACTTGGATGTGTAATAGACCATCTTTTCATCTTTGTTTATTGAAGTAAAACTCTATCAAAGtacatccaaaaataaaatgaaacaaTTTTAATTGAAAGAATATATAATGAATATTGCAATTTACATCATTAATTCTGTGAAATGGGAATGTCTTTGAGCAGTGTTCATCTGCCAAATATTGAGGGAAGCAGTGATCTTAGCTTCAGTAGCATTATTAAACAAGAAAACCTTGGCATTATTGTAGATGGCTTTTGTTGGATAAACCCGAGAAGTTATACATGTCCTCCCTCCTTGAGAAAAGCTTTCCACAATTGAATGATCCACCTGAGAATTAATATCAATTTTAGGTTATGTTAATAACAGTCTTTGTAGTTTTTGCATATAAACAAAACTAAATCAAATCATTTGATGTCTAACTTGGCAAACGAGTCTAAGAATTATAGCTTAAGATATCATATAGTTAATCTCTTGAAAATGCTCTGAGACACTGTTTCGGCCgccaaaaaattatttactatGTCCTTTTCTTGAATTTAATCTATTTTCTGTTTTGTATTGTCCTAAATATATTGAGtgcatataaaaaaatacatttaaatTTATACTCAACATCTTTAAACAATCAGACTACAGTATTCCCAAGAACAGTGAAAAACAGAACTTACCAATATCCTGACTGTTAATTTTTCACCTCTTAGTACTGGAACTATGCTGCCATAAATTTCCTTGTCAACATCGGTTGCCTCAGAAGACCTGGAAAAATAAGCAACACAACAGTTATGAACGTGGTCATTTTTTCAGTAACTTTCTGGGTTGACTGCCAGGGAGACGCCTTGTTGATAAATAAACAATGATTTAACAGGGGAAAGTAGATCGCAATAAGGATATACTACAAAACAGACCTTGAATGATCAGCACAGAAGAAGGTCTTGAGATCTCCACCTGACCCTTTAACAATGTAAAAGTATATAGGTGTTTGCTCCAAAAGTTGTTCATCAGCAAGAATCAACAAACCAAATGGTCCTAATGCGCCACGTCCAGCAGCTCCCATACTGTTTTTACAATCATACACCTCATTTGATTCTTGTACACTCTCCAAGCTTTTCTTATCAACCTCAAATTCAGCTGTAATATCTAACTGCAAGATTGACATATGGCACCAGCTTAATTTTAGCTACAAAGTTTAGCCtagtaaatactccctccatcccattttaagtatcatgtttgacttttgaatggtcaaattgaccaaattttgactgagatttacacatattatataatttttaaaagtaaaaaaaattatatcattataaagtacatacaatatattataaaatgtaatttttagttttttagaataatatcaacttttttctttatgcttggtcaaaaattggtcaatttgaccgttgaaagtcaaaacagaacacttaaaatgggatggagggagtactatatatATCCGTAACATCTTCAGTTACAGTTATGCCAAAAACATGAATTGTACAAACCTGACTCCCTAAGCCAATTTCAAGTGGCACAACTGCACCGCCGTTGACCTCCAAATTTTCAAATACCGTTTTGTTTGATCTTAACTTGTTCACCTCCTCAACTGGCCATTGAAGTAGATTGCTACCAGTTTTATGATCAAACAATATCGTCCTTGGAATGCCCTATTGAGAAGAACATCATCAATTTTGCAATAATTAGTTTACTTAAATGATTTATTCAAAATCTTGAAATTTCAACTCTTTGTATTCTTCTATGCCCAGAGTATACTGGATCTACAGAATCATGTGTAACTGTGTAAGCGGATTTCCATGATTAGCATTAACAAACAAGTAATATAACtacggtttgtctagtgtgtgcccatgggcacatgctaagcgcggaaatttttgtatttgggagattttgattggggtggttggtgtatttgcaggggggtccaccattatcaaaagagaagaaccaatcaaaatgatctaagcacaaaattttccgcgcttagcatgtgcccatgggcacaccatagaaaaaccgatataaCTAAGAGAAATATTTCCATGTGATGCCAAGTATGAATTAACTATCAATATAGttctaaaatacaaatatataattatatgataggCAATATGATAATATTACTACATCATTACTATATATTAAGTAAAATATGAActtaaaaattatgtataaagATATACCTGAACGGATGCCCAACCCTTTTTAATGTCGCTAAGTTCGCTATCAGTTTCTTTAATCCAACTCCACAACACTCTCCTCTTCTTGTTTGAATCATAAAATGTTTTTGAGGCATAATATATCCCATAATCGTACCTCAGTCCTATACCAACATCCATTTTCGGATTATCCGGAACCCAAGTAGTGGAGACCGGGTCATAAGTTCCAAGTGCATAATAATCATTTCTATCATCATCAAGGCTGGCCTTCATAACATGTTTCACTCCAAGACCATTAATTGATGTGTCCAGCCCATTTTCCCCAACTTTCGAAATTGGGTAGAAGTCCACACATTCCCACATACCTGTACCATGGACTGCATGGAGCAATCCATCTAGCAGggtaaaatttttaaaatctacgGTGTCGTAAACCAATGAAATGCCGGTTTTGTTAAGTTTTGATCCAATAACAAAACGCCACATACCCTCAGGCGTTAACCACGCAGTTGTCGGGTCACGAAAATCCTTGAAATCAATACCAGGCGGTGGGACTAAAACAGGGTTATTGGGATACTTGATCCATTCAATGAGGAGGGgatcagatggatcagcaggaTATGCTAGATTTTGCACCTGTACTGATTCATTGGTTGATCCGGTATATAACATCACAATTTGACCATCAGGAAGAATTGTAGCAGACCCAGTCCACACACCGTTGACATCATACCATTGATCAGTGACCATAGCCACTGGAAGATGGTTCCAGTGAATCAAGTCTCTTGATACTGCATGGccccaaacaatttttttacccCATATTGCACCATCTCGGTTGTATTGATAGAATAAATGGTACCATCCTTTGTAGAACAATGGACCtgccaaaaataatatatgagctTAGCACTACTAGTTTCGCGATTAATTATGATCTTAGCACATATATTTTGCTCGGATCTGATGCAGGCTGATTAATGGACAAGGATATGCCGATCCATAATATAACACTTATTTGTCTATATTACATTCAAATTCAGGTCTATGGACTACACATGCAATACATATATATCAGTAGTTTCTCTggagaatttcttgaaagtaattcattataaaattttaaaaattatatatttctttactACTGATATTTAATTCACATAACCACAAGATGATATTAAGATTTTGAAGGATATTCAATACCAATATAGTACTgtaacacttacagaacttgaaTACATTAAACATAGATGTCCGGTTGGCAGGTGGGAATGAAATGAGAATGGATATCCCAGGTGTGTGTGGGATGATTGATTTACCCGCACAACAAAATTGCAAATCTCAACACCAACCATGAATTTAAATTTCTAATACTCCCGTTAACCGGACTCATCAACCTCAAAccaaatacttcttgaataacCAGCTTACATTAAAACCTCTATTCTATGAATTAATAACGTCGGaaccattaaaattttattaatttattgagcTTAAATATGTATTATCACTATTATATTGTGACTAAAAATCTGTAATGCAAATATCAAGTTATCGCGGGTTATTAATAAATCAGTTATTATCTTTTCCAGGTTATACAGTATTAAGTTCACTCATACCATCCCCTCGTAATCATCGCCTAATGGAACAATTATTTAACGTCTGATGGAGTATGAGTTGTGGGCTGCGGCACAATTTAAGAGTTTCTTTATTCATGTACACAAACTGCTGTAATTTTAAAGTGAATAATGCAACAAGTAGGTATGCTTTTTTGGAACAAAACAGTAAAGTTTCTTCATTCTTGGTTCATGCAGAAACAGCTACAAGATGGGCATAAAAAAAATACTGCAAGAAGGATGAGTTTTTTGAAGAGTTTTAGGTGGCCAAGAACACAAGTCTAGATTCAATTTGAGAGTGACAGGGATGCTGAATATACTCATTCTTTGAATAatcaatgaaataaatcaaacgTCACAATCTATACAAAGAACACAAGTTAAGGAACTTACCATTAGGATCTGGTCAACGGAATAAAGAGAAGATACATCGGCACCATGCAACAATTATGCCAATCCAGCGCATGCCAAAACATAAAcaacaattaattaattgagtaaCATGAGATTAAACATGATAAtgctaattttatttatttttatttttcgaggtgaataaacattttaaaaaaaattaacgtaAGTACCGTTCATCCAATTCTTGGTCGGTTGAAAATGAAACGCAGTTCTTTGCCAAGACAACGCGTTGGAGTTCCACGGAAAATTCGCTGGCGGCTCGTTTCCCAATAATGGCCGCCGGAACGACTTCATCGACACTCCTTCCGACACGCCACGCCCCACCAACTCCGATATTTTCTCCGGCGACTCCGTACTCATTTTCACGGCACCACCGTCGTTAGTTGAAAACGAAAACATCGCACCCATGATCAACCCAACTGCCAAAACCCCACTCAACACAAGCACAAACTTCAAGGATCGCCGCCGACCATTTTGCGTGGCCGGAGAGACGCCTGAAGACGGCGCATTGTCGCCGTCCGGGAGAGGAGTGTACGGATGATGAGAGATGGTTATTCGATCCTCCATATGAAATATAAGAAACTGTGCAGCTAAATGAATTCGAGATTTTATTTAACGAATACAAAAACACAAATACAGAAACGTATAGTATTATTTGTATGTAGGAAATCTGA
This region includes:
- the LOC108206477 gene encoding acid beta-fructofuranosidase-like, yielding MEDRITISHHPYTPLPDGDNAPSSGVSPATQNGRRRSLKFVLVLSGVLAVGLIMGAMFSFSTNDGGAVKMSTESPEKISELVGRGVSEGVSMKSFRRPLLGNEPPANFPWNSNALSWQRTAFHFQPTKNWMNDPNGPLFYKGWYHLFYQYNRDGAIWGKKIVWGHAVSRDLIHWNHLPVAMVTDQWYDVNGVWTGSATILPDGQIVMLYTGSTNESVQVQNLAYPADPSDPLLIEWIKYPNNPVLVPPPGIDFKDFRDPTTAWLTPEGMWRFVIGSKLNKTGISLVYDTVDFKNFTLLDGLLHAVHGTGMWECVDFYPISKVGENGLDTSINGLGVKHVMKASLDDDRNDYYALGTYDPVSTTWVPDNPKMDVGIGLRYDYGIYYASKTFYDSNKKRRVLWSWIKETDSELSDIKKGWASVQGIPRTILFDHKTGSNLLQWPVEEVNKLRSNKTVFENLEVNGGAVVPLEIGLGSQLDITAEFEVDKKSLESVQESNEVYDCKNSMGAAGRGALGPFGLLILADEQLLEQTPIYFYIVKGSGGDLKTFFCADHSRSSEATDVDKEIYGSIVPVLRGEKLTVRILVDHSIVESFSQGGRTCITSRVYPTKAIYNNAKVFLFNNATEAKITASLNIWQMNTAQRHSHFTELMM